A section of the Chryseobacterium ginsenosidimutans genome encodes:
- the pcaF gene encoding 3-oxoadipyl-CoA thiolase — protein sequence MNNVYIIDYIRTPISKLSGGLSEVRADDLAAIVLKEIVARNPEVPVEEIEDVIFGCANQAGEDNRNVARMGLLLAGLPYKIGGETVNRLCASGMSAVANAFRSIASGEGEIYIAGGVEQMTRSPYVMSKPSTAFGRDSQMFDTTFGWRFVNPKMKEMYGVDAMGDTAENLAEMHNISREDQDKFALWSQQKATKSQESGRLAEEIVKVEIPQKKGDPKIFDKDEFIKPTSSMEGLGKLRPAFRKEGGTVTAGNASGMNDGAAALILASEEAVKKYGLKPKAKILGSSVAGVEPRIMGIGPVEATQKLLRRLNLSLDDMDVIELNEAFAAQSLAVTRSLGLQDDDLRINPNGGAIAIGHPLGVSGARIIGSAAMELQKQDKKYALCTLCIGVGQGYAMVIEKV from the coding sequence ATGAACAACGTATATATCATAGATTACATAAGAACTCCCATTTCAAAACTAAGCGGAGGATTATCAGAAGTGAGAGCCGATGATTTGGCGGCAATCGTTTTGAAAGAAATCGTTGCAAGAAACCCTGAAGTTCCCGTTGAGGAAATTGAGGATGTTATTTTCGGATGTGCTAACCAAGCGGGTGAAGATAACAGAAACGTAGCAAGAATGGGACTTTTACTGGCCGGACTTCCATATAAAATAGGAGGAGAAACCGTAAACAGATTGTGCGCTTCGGGAATGTCGGCGGTTGCCAATGCTTTCCGTTCAATTGCTTCCGGAGAAGGTGAAATTTATATTGCTGGTGGAGTAGAGCAGATGACCCGTTCGCCTTACGTGATGTCAAAACCAAGTACCGCTTTCGGGAGAGACAGCCAGATGTTTGATACCACTTTCGGATGGAGATTTGTGAATCCTAAAATGAAAGAAATGTACGGCGTTGACGCCATGGGAGACACTGCTGAAAACTTGGCAGAAATGCACAACATCAGCCGTGAAGATCAGGATAAATTTGCTCTTTGGTCTCAACAAAAAGCTACAAAATCCCAGGAAAGCGGAAGATTGGCAGAAGAAATTGTAAAAGTTGAAATTCCGCAGAAAAAAGGTGATCCGAAAATTTTCGATAAAGATGAGTTTATCAAACCGACTTCTTCTATGGAAGGGCTGGGAAAATTGCGTCCGGCTTTCAGAAAAGAAGGCGGAACAGTAACTGCCGGAAATGCTTCAGGGATGAATGACGGTGCAGCTGCATTAATTTTAGCAAGCGAAGAAGCCGTTAAAAAATATGGTTTAAAACCCAAAGCTAAGATTTTAGGATCATCCGTTGCGGGCGTTGAACCAAGAATTATGGGAATCGGACCAGTAGAAGCGACTCAAAAACTATTGAGAAGATTAAATCTTTCTTTAGATGATATGGACGTTATTGAACTGAACGAAGCGTTTGCTGCTCAGTCTTTAGCAGTAACAAGAAGTTTAGGTTTACAGGATGACGATTTAAGAATCAATCCAAACGGAGGAGCCATTGCCATTGGTCACCCACTTGGGGTTTCCGGAGCGAGAATAATTGGTTCTGCCGCAATGGAACTTCAAAAACAAGATAAAAAATATGCATTGTGTACCCTTTGTATCGGTGTCGGACAAGGTTATGCAATGGTAATTGAAAAAGTATAA
- the paaC gene encoding 1,2-phenylacetyl-CoA epoxidase subunit PaaC, giving the protein MNALFNYLLKLADDSFIMGQRLSAWCGEGPYLEEDIALTNIALDELGQANNFYVYASRVADNGKSEDDLAFLRYEHEYLNAHLTELPNEDYAQTILKVYIFSVYQKLMYEALSNSADEELSAIAQKSLKEVRYHYTHTASWMKIFAQGTEESKIRLLKAIENVWEYTKGLFAKVEGEDDLIALNITPNVDALYEDFLSITQKDFQNFGLEYPANPFMQPKSRTGYHTEYFGFILCELQYMQRAYPGCTW; this is encoded by the coding sequence ATGAACGCACTATTCAATTATTTATTAAAATTAGCGGACGACAGTTTCATCATGGGACAGCGTTTGTCTGCATGGTGCGGTGAAGGTCCTTATCTGGAGGAAGATATTGCATTGACGAACATCGCTTTGGATGAACTTGGGCAGGCTAATAACTTCTATGTTTATGCTTCAAGAGTTGCCGATAACGGTAAAAGTGAAGATGATTTGGCATTTTTAAGATACGAACATGAATATCTGAATGCACATTTAACCGAGCTTCCGAATGAAGATTATGCACAGACGATTCTTAAAGTGTATATTTTTTCTGTGTATCAGAAATTGATGTACGAGGCATTATCAAATTCGGCAGATGAAGAACTTTCTGCCATCGCTCAGAAATCGTTGAAAGAAGTGAGATATCATTACACGCATACCGCTTCATGGATGAAAATTTTCGCTCAGGGAACAGAAGAAAGTAAAATCCGTTTATTAAAAGCGATTGAAAATGTGTGGGAATATACCAAAGGATTATTCGCAAAAGTGGAAGGAGAAGATGATTTAATTGCTTTAAATATCACTCCGAATGTCGATGCTTTGTATGAAGATTTCCTTTCTATTACACAAAAAGATTTTCAGAATTTCGGTTTAGAATATCCGGCTAATCCTTTCATGCAGCCAAAATCCAGAACAGGTTATCATACAGAATATTTCGGATTTATCCTTTGTGAATTGCAGTATATGCAGAGAGCGTATCCGGGTTGCACTTGGTAG
- the paaD gene encoding 1,2-phenylacetyl-CoA epoxidase subunit PaaD: MKRLKNPLEILELVPDPEIPVINIVELGIVREAKITSENSCEVTITPTYSACPAMFTIEEDIIKIMKENGWDAKVVTKMFPIWTTDWLTDEAREKLRVYGISPPEKGADEHHIGKPKKCPRCGSMHSKQISRFGSTLCKASYQCLDCLEPFDYFKCH, translated from the coding sequence TTGAAAAGATTGAAAAATCCTTTAGAAATATTAGAATTAGTTCCCGATCCGGAAATTCCGGTAATCAATATCGTGGAATTAGGTATTGTAAGAGAGGCGAAAATTACGAGCGAAAATTCTTGCGAAGTAACAATTACGCCGACTTATTCTGCCTGTCCCGCCATGTTTACCATTGAGGAAGACATCATCAAGATCATGAAGGAAAACGGTTGGGATGCGAAAGTAGTCACCAAAATGTTTCCGATCTGGACAACAGACTGGCTGACGGATGAAGCGAGAGAAAAACTTCGGGTATACGGAATTTCACCTCCCGAAAAAGGAGCCGACGAACATCACATCGGGAAACCGAAAAAATGTCCGCGTTGCGGGTCGATGCATTCAAAACAGATCAGCAGATTTGGATCTACATTATGCAAGGCTTCCTACCAGTGTTTAGACTGTTTAGAGCCATTTGATTACTTTAAATGTCACTAA
- a CDS encoding PaaI family thioesterase, with translation MNPRQVAEYMFDQDYFSQWMNIKMIEIKENYCLLEMPIKKEMINGLKTVHGGVTFAFADSALAFSSNNTGDAAVALNCIINFTKAGKEGDVFRAESILVNDTRKTAVYDIKINNQNNELIAKFVGTVYKIGKKVTEL, from the coding sequence ATGAATCCACGACAGGTTGCAGAATATATGTTCGATCAGGATTATTTTTCCCAATGGATGAATATCAAAATGATTGAAATCAAAGAAAATTATTGTTTACTGGAAATGCCCATCAAAAAAGAGATGATCAATGGGCTGAAAACGGTTCACGGAGGCGTTACGTTCGCTTTTGCAGATTCTGCATTGGCATTTTCGTCCAACAACACGGGCGATGCGGCAGTTGCACTGAACTGCATCATCAACTTTACCAAAGCGGGAAAAGAAGGTGATGTTTTCAGAGCAGAAAGTATTTTAGTAAACGACACCAGAAAAACTGCTGTGTATGACATTAAAATTAACAATCAAAACAATGAATTGATTGCAAAATTCGTCGGAACAGTTTATAAAATCGGAAAAAAAGTTACAGAACTATAA
- the paaZ gene encoding phenylacetic acid degradation bifunctional protein PaaZ, translating into MEKLKNYIHGEWVEGTGNGIPLYNAVTGEQVAVSDTEGLNFEQALDYGRTVGYKNLSSMTFYDRGEMLKKVALYLLERKKKYYELSYKTGATHADSWVDIEGGFGTFFTYSGLAKRMLPNTPFWVDGETQKISANGTFLGTHILTPSEGVSVQINAYNFPVWGMLEKLSTSLLAGVPSIVKPSPYGSYLTSAVFQDMIESGVLPEGALQLVCGEPGNILDYVQDGDSVLFTGSATTGKKLKSLPSVSGNAVRFNMEADSLNCSILGLDAKPGTPEFDLFIKEVRTEMTTKAGQKCTAIRRILVPDNLIGDVQNALSKALDQTKIGNPLSRETRMGSLVGKQQYDEVLRKVNILKTENELIYDGKHELVDADYENGSFMSPKLFLNDSPFTKNISHDVEAFGPVSTLMPYKDADEAAALAKRGKGSLVGSIVSHDEKFVAETSWKMASQHGRIFVLNRDNAKESTGHGSPLPTLMHGGPGRAGGGEEMGGLNGLHFFLQKTAIQGSPDILTAITKVYQQGAEKKYADKHPFQKYFEDVEVGDSLETAGRTVTDADIVNFSNVSWDHFYAHTDATSLSGTIFDKTVAHGYFILSAAAGLFVSGKKGPVIANYGLENCSFFKPVYAGDTITVYLTAKERINRGVKGRNIPSGVVKWLVEVVNQRDEVVCVATILTLVAKKSPFIDLNLKNIQKTLNGLTENTQPTWGKMSPQQMIEHLDFTVLVSLGEPEADKCFTPEEQLEKWQDSLYNHRKMPKDFPAPFLAEDDKLLELKHKNLEAAKLSFMDNLKKFSIYYKENPQAEHMNFVFGKLNKEMWELMHKKHFTHHFEQFGLI; encoded by the coding sequence ATGGAAAAATTAAAAAACTATATTCACGGCGAATGGGTAGAAGGCACCGGAAACGGAATTCCTTTGTACAATGCTGTGACAGGAGAGCAGGTTGCTGTTTCGGATACGGAAGGGCTTAATTTTGAACAGGCTCTTGACTACGGAAGAACAGTCGGTTACAAAAACCTTTCATCCATGACGTTCTACGATCGTGGAGAAATGTTAAAAAAAGTAGCGCTGTATCTTTTAGAAAGAAAGAAAAAATATTACGAATTATCATATAAAACGGGCGCAACTCACGCAGATTCTTGGGTAGATATTGAAGGAGGTTTTGGAACTTTCTTCACATATTCTGGGTTGGCGAAAAGAATGCTTCCGAATACTCCTTTTTGGGTAGATGGGGAAACTCAGAAAATTTCTGCTAACGGAACTTTCCTGGGAACTCACATTTTAACGCCAAGTGAAGGAGTTTCTGTACAAATTAATGCTTACAATTTTCCTGTTTGGGGAATGTTGGAGAAACTGTCCACTTCATTGTTAGCAGGCGTTCCAAGTATTGTGAAACCGTCTCCTTACGGTTCTTATTTAACGAGTGCTGTTTTTCAGGATATGATTGAAAGTGGAGTTCTTCCCGAAGGAGCGCTTCAATTGGTTTGCGGTGAGCCGGGAAACATTTTGGATTATGTTCAGGATGGAGATTCTGTATTGTTCACAGGTTCTGCCACGACAGGTAAAAAGTTAAAATCGTTGCCTTCTGTTTCAGGAAATGCTGTTCGTTTCAATATGGAAGCCGATTCTTTAAACTGTTCGATCCTCGGATTGGATGCAAAACCGGGAACTCCAGAATTTGATCTGTTCATCAAAGAAGTTCGTACCGAAATGACCACGAAAGCAGGTCAGAAATGTACAGCGATCAGAAGAATTCTGGTTCCTGATAATTTAATTGGTGATGTTCAGAATGCTTTATCTAAAGCGTTGGATCAGACTAAAATAGGAAATCCTCTAAGCAGAGAAACAAGAATGGGCTCTTTGGTTGGAAAACAGCAGTATGACGAAGTTTTAAGAAAAGTAAATATCTTAAAAACGGAGAACGAATTAATTTATGATGGAAAACACGAATTGGTAGATGCAGATTATGAAAACGGATCATTTATGAGCCCGAAATTATTCTTAAATGATTCTCCTTTCACTAAAAATATCTCTCACGATGTTGAAGCGTTTGGTCCGGTTTCTACGTTGATGCCTTACAAAGATGCGGATGAAGCAGCTGCATTGGCAAAAAGAGGAAAAGGAAGTTTGGTAGGTTCTATTGTTTCTCATGATGAGAAATTTGTAGCCGAAACTTCCTGGAAAATGGCGTCTCAGCACGGAAGAATCTTTGTGCTAAACAGAGACAACGCCAAAGAAAGTACAGGCCACGGTTCGCCGCTTCCTACTTTGATGCATGGTGGTCCTGGAAGAGCAGGAGGTGGCGAAGAAATGGGTGGCTTAAATGGTCTTCATTTCTTCCTTCAAAAAACAGCAATTCAAGGTTCGCCAGATATTTTGACGGCAATTACAAAAGTATATCAGCAAGGTGCTGAGAAAAAATATGCAGACAAACATCCTTTCCAGAAGTATTTTGAAGATGTTGAGGTTGGGGATTCTTTAGAAACAGCAGGCAGAACGGTTACTGATGCCGATATCGTGAATTTTTCTAATGTTTCGTGGGATCATTTTTACGCACACACGGATGCAACGAGCTTATCGGGAACGATTTTTGATAAAACCGTTGCGCACGGATATTTTATCCTTTCTGCTGCGGCCGGACTGTTCGTTTCAGGTAAAAAAGGACCGGTTATTGCCAATTATGGATTAGAAAACTGTTCGTTCTTCAAACCGGTGTATGCGGGAGATACCATTACGGTTTATTTAACGGCAAAAGAAAGAATCAATAGAGGGGTAAAAGGCAGAAATATTCCTTCCGGTGTGGTAAAGTGGCTGGTTGAAGTGGTGAATCAACGAGATGAGGTCGTTTGTGTAGCAACTATTTTAACTCTGGTTGCAAAAAAATCTCCGTTTATCGATTTGAATTTGAAAAATATTCAGAAAACGTTGAATGGCTTAACTGAGAATACGCAGCCAACTTGGGGTAAAATGTCACCTCAGCAAATGATTGAGCATTTAGACTTTACTGTTTTGGTAAGTTTAGGCGAGCCGGAAGCCGACAAATGTTTCACTCCTGAAGAGCAGTTGGAAAAATGGCAGGATTCTCTGTACAATCACAGAAAAATGCCAAAAGATTTCCCTGCGCCGTTCCTGGCTGAAGATGATAAATTATTAGAATTAAAACATAAAAACCTGGAAGCTGCAAAGCTATCTTTCATGGATAATCTGAAGAAATTCTCCATTTACTATAAAGAGAATCCGCAAGCCGAACATATGAATTTTGTTTTCGGAAAACTGAATAAAGAAATGTGGGAACTGATGCATAAAAAACATTTCACCCATCATTTTGAACAATTTGGATTGATTTAA
- a CDS encoding SMUG2 DNA glycosylase family protein yields MNKTFADKVVEFNQNLQYGGNLPDDFQVLNPYLDNPETMIVMQKFYHKYYNDSNQRKFIIGINPSRKGAGVTGVPFTDTKRLESVCGIKMESAHTHEISSVFMYDMIAEYGNAEEFYKDIYINSPFPLAIVRKSKGSWINANYYDDKALFNEVKDFMIDSLKKHISLHLDTSEVFILGKKNADFISKLNQEAQLFDKMTVLEHPRYIQQYKLKEKQLYIDKYILALKKNLNEFISIRNKI; encoded by the coding sequence ATGAATAAAACTTTTGCTGATAAAGTCGTAGAATTTAACCAAAATTTACAATACGGCGGAAATCTTCCCGATGACTTTCAAGTGTTGAATCCGTATCTGGATAATCCTGAAACGATGATTGTTATGCAAAAGTTTTATCACAAATATTATAATGATTCCAACCAAAGAAAATTTATCATCGGAATTAATCCGAGCCGTAAAGGAGCGGGCGTTACCGGAGTTCCGTTCACCGATACAAAACGTTTGGAAAGCGTGTGCGGAATTAAAATGGAATCGGCTCATACGCATGAAATTTCCTCTGTTTTCATGTATGATATGATCGCAGAATATGGCAATGCAGAAGAATTTTACAAAGATATTTATATCAATTCACCTTTTCCGTTGGCGATTGTAAGAAAGTCAAAAGGAAGCTGGATCAACGCTAATTATTACGATGATAAAGCTCTTTTTAATGAGGTAAAAGATTTTATGATCGATTCCTTAAAGAAACACATTAGTTTACATCTTGATACTTCGGAAGTTTTTATTTTAGGTAAGAAAAATGCAGATTTTATTTCTAAATTAAATCAGGAAGCACAACTTTTCGATAAGATGACAGTTTTGGAGCATCCGAGATATATTCAGCAATACAAATTGAAGGAGAAACAACTGTATATCGACAAATATATTTTAGCTTTAAAAAAAAATTTGAATGAATTCATTTCCATTAGGAATAAAATTTAA
- a CDS encoding acyltransferase, which translates to MNIYSYHGIRPIIKSSAYVHPQAVIIGNVEIGEEVYIGPNAVIRGDWGKIIIKDGANVQENCTLHVFPGIETILEESAHIGHGAIIHSGHIGRNCLVGMNAVVMDKAIIGDECIIGALAFVPANFKCDARKLIVGSPAKIIRDVSDEMIKWKTEGTRLYQELAIEGKDAILPCEPFTEYVQQIPTKVVDYSIWDDVK; encoded by the coding sequence ATGAATATTTACTCATATCACGGCATTCGTCCTATCATAAAATCCTCTGCCTACGTTCATCCGCAAGCGGTGATTATCGGAAATGTGGAAATTGGCGAAGAAGTTTATATCGGTCCCAACGCGGTAATTCGTGGTGACTGGGGTAAAATTATAATCAAAGACGGTGCAAATGTTCAGGAAAATTGTACACTTCATGTTTTTCCGGGGATTGAAACGATTTTGGAAGAGTCTGCACATATTGGTCACGGTGCGATTATCCATTCCGGACATATCGGGAGAAACTGTTTGGTTGGAATGAATGCTGTCGTAATGGATAAAGCAATAATCGGTGACGAATGCATCATCGGAGCTTTGGCTTTTGTTCCGGCTAATTTCAAGTGTGATGCAAGAAAATTAATTGTCGGAAGCCCCGCAAAAATCATTCGTGATGTTTCTGATGAAATGATCAAGTGGAAAACCGAAGGAACAAGATTATATCAGGAATTGGCAATAGAAGGGAAAGATGCAATTCTGCCTTGTGAACCGTTTACCGAATATGTTCAGCAAATTCCTACAAAAGTTGTTGATTACAGCATTTGGGATGATGTGAAATAA
- a CDS encoding DUF4241 domain-containing protein: MNESWIQKWEEVKNILVCPTDLETYFTSNEIAGQQLETMEIGNVSLPSGKVVVRDPLVSLNANQSPYFVQAPKGNFPVTIAVVKSEDWGDRYAVVKVEFTKEKPVVYREALVGIEELEEVTEDDFFGFAVDAGLGCIADAEVLPNVDKFVSEIDVDNMYDDYFAGLFAQSYKDYPNNQRDAGDWINWTVPNTNYQIPMFASGFGDGSYPVYFAYDANEEICGLYIQFIDIELALSEEGDEEDYDE, encoded by the coding sequence ATGAACGAAAGCTGGATACAAAAGTGGGAAGAAGTGAAAAATATTCTTGTATGTCCTACAGATTTAGAAACTTATTTTACTTCAAATGAAATTGCCGGTCAGCAGTTAGAAACCATGGAAATAGGAAATGTTTCTCTTCCTTCCGGAAAAGTGGTGGTAAGAGATCCGCTTGTTTCTCTGAATGCCAATCAGTCACCTTATTTTGTTCAGGCTCCGAAAGGGAATTTTCCTGTAACAATTGCTGTGGTGAAATCTGAAGATTGGGGCGACAGATATGCGGTGGTAAAAGTGGAATTTACCAAAGAAAAACCTGTTGTTTACAGAGAAGCCTTAGTAGGAATTGAAGAATTGGAAGAGGTAACCGAAGACGACTTTTTTGGTTTCGCAGTGGATGCTGGTTTAGGCTGTATTGCTGATGCAGAAGTACTTCCTAATGTGGATAAATTTGTCTCTGAAATAGATGTCGACAATATGTATGATGATTATTTTGCCGGACTTTTTGCACAGAGCTATAAAGATTATCCCAACAATCAGAGAGATGCGGGAGATTGGATTAACTGGACTGTTCCAAATACCAATTATCAGATTCCGATGTTTGCCAGTGGTTTTGGTGACGGTAGTTATCCTGTTTACTTTGCTTACGATGCCAATGAAGAAATTTGTGGATTGTATATTCAGTTTATTGATATCGAACTGGCTTTAAGCGAAGAAGGCGATGAGGAAGATTATGATGAATAA
- a CDS encoding enoyl-CoA hydratase/isomerase family protein produces the protein MYTQLDIETHFDGKLKIAYLNQPDTMNALTKPSLSDLKDFIKECSDDETVRCVAISGRGRAFCSGQNLDDAFVQGNEHHDNDIIRKIVVDYYNPLVTEITRCKKPVVALVNGPAVGAGAMLALICDFVLAVDKSYFAQAFSNIGLIPDTGGTYFLPKLLGRQLANYLAFTGKRLSAEEAKSYGLVAEVFNEEEFAPKSMEILEKMSNMPTAAIKLTKKAFAQSYNNTLREQLELEGDLQQEAAETEDFKEGVSAFLQKRKPNYKGK, from the coding sequence ATGTACACACAATTGGATATTGAAACGCATTTTGACGGGAAGTTAAAAATAGCTTATTTGAATCAGCCAGATACAATGAATGCGCTTACAAAGCCGTCTTTATCAGATCTAAAAGATTTTATTAAAGAATGTAGTGATGACGAAACAGTAAGATGTGTTGCAATTTCCGGAAGAGGAAGAGCTTTTTGCTCCGGTCAAAACTTAGATGATGCTTTCGTACAAGGCAACGAACATCATGACAACGATATCATCAGAAAGATTGTTGTAGATTATTACAACCCTTTAGTGACAGAAATTACGCGTTGCAAAAAACCTGTTGTGGCCTTGGTAAATGGTCCTGCAGTTGGAGCCGGCGCAATGTTGGCATTAATCTGTGATTTCGTTTTAGCGGTTGATAAATCATATTTTGCTCAGGCATTTTCAAACATTGGATTAATTCCTGATACTGGCGGAACTTATTTCCTACCTAAATTGTTAGGAAGACAATTGGCAAATTATTTAGCCTTCACAGGTAAAAGATTATCTGCGGAAGAAGCAAAATCTTATGGTTTGGTTGCGGAAGTTTTTAATGAAGAAGAATTCGCTCCAAAATCAATGGAAATTCTTGAAAAAATGTCAAATATGCCGACTGCCGCAATTAAATTAACTAAAAAAGCTTTCGCTCAATCTTATAACAATACATTGAGAGAACAGCTTGAATTGGAAGGCGATCTGCAACAAGAAGCAGCCGAGACAGAAGATTTTAAAGAAGGAGTAAGTGCCTTTTTACAAAAAAGAAAACCTAATTATAAAGGAAAATAA
- a CDS encoding 3-hydroxyacyl-CoA dehydrogenase NAD-binding domain-containing protein, with the protein MKNVGIIGAGTMGIGIAQVAATNGCKVWVYDANPKQVEMATVGLEKTLTKLVDKQKISAEKMVEILANISIATELKDFKDCELIIEAIIENKEIKTKVFTELEKHVSESCVIASNTSSISITSLGAELQKPERFIGIHFFNPAPLMPLVEIIPSLLTEKSLAEKMYSLMKDWGKVPVIAKDIPGFIVNRIARPYYGEGLRIVEENVATVEQVDEAMKTIGNFKMGPFELMDLIGVDVNFSVTTTVYKDYFYDPKYKPSLLQQRMSEAKLHGRKTGKGFYDYGEGAAKPVAEKDEALYQQIFLRIISMLINEAVEAKRLGVANDEDIELAMQKGVNYPKGLLSWGKEIGFSKISETLQNLYEEYQEERYRQSPLLRKM; encoded by the coding sequence ATGAAAAATGTAGGAATTATCGGTGCCGGAACTATGGGAATAGGCATCGCACAAGTAGCCGCAACAAACGGATGCAAAGTTTGGGTATATGATGCAAATCCAAAACAGGTTGAAATGGCAACCGTAGGTTTGGAAAAAACATTAACCAAATTAGTAGACAAGCAAAAAATTTCCGCTGAAAAAATGGTTGAAATTTTAGCTAATATTTCCATCGCAACAGAATTGAAGGACTTCAAAGATTGCGAGTTAATCATTGAAGCCATTATCGAAAACAAAGAAATCAAAACCAAAGTTTTCACAGAATTGGAGAAACACGTTTCTGAAAGCTGTGTCATCGCTTCTAATACATCATCAATTTCTATCACCTCTCTCGGTGCAGAATTACAAAAACCGGAACGTTTCATAGGAATTCACTTTTTCAATCCGGCTCCATTAATGCCTTTGGTTGAAATTATTCCTTCATTACTCACTGAAAAGTCTTTAGCGGAAAAAATGTACAGCCTCATGAAAGATTGGGGTAAAGTTCCTGTTATTGCTAAAGATATTCCCGGATTTATCGTGAACAGAATTGCCCGTCCTTATTACGGTGAAGGGTTGAGAATTGTTGAGGAAAACGTTGCAACTGTAGAACAGGTTGATGAAGCCATGAAAACAATCGGAAACTTCAAAATGGGCCCTTTTGAATTAATGGATTTAATTGGTGTTGATGTGAATTTCTCCGTAACAACAACCGTTTACAAGGATTATTTCTACGACCCGAAATATAAACCATCTCTTCTTCAACAAAGAATGTCTGAAGCAAAACTTCATGGCAGAAAAACAGGAAAAGGGTTTTACGATTATGGTGAAGGTGCTGCAAAACCTGTCGCAGAAAAAGACGAAGCTTTGTATCAACAAATCTTTTTAAGAATTATTTCAATGTTAATTAATGAAGCGGTTGAAGCCAAAAGATTAGGCGTTGCCAACGATGAAGATATTGAATTAGCAATGCAAAAAGGAGTAAATTATCCAAAAGGTTTATTAAGCTGGGGAAAAGAAATTGGTTTTTCAAAAATCTCTGAAACCCTGCAAAATCTTTACGAAGAATATCAGGAAGAACGATATAGACAAAGCCCGTTACTGCGTAAAATGTAA
- the paaB gene encoding 1,2-phenylacetyl-CoA epoxidase subunit PaaB, with protein sequence MANLDMWEVFIQTKPGLSHKHAGIVQAPTAEMALQNARDVYTRRKEGTSVWVVPSKYIVTSEGIDKEAFFDPADDKLYRHPTFYDIPNDVKNM encoded by the coding sequence ATGGCAAATTTAGATATGTGGGAAGTGTTTATTCAGACTAAACCGGGATTATCTCACAAACACGCAGGAATAGTTCAGGCACCAACAGCAGAAATGGCTTTGCAGAACGCAAGAGACGTTTATACAAGAAGAAAAGAAGGAACTTCCGTTTGGGTTGTTCCAAGTAAATATATTGTGACTTCAGAAGGAATCGATAAAGAAGCATTCTTTGATCCGGCTGATGACAAATTGTATCGTCATCCTACGTTCTACGATATTCCTAACGATGTAAAAAACATGTAA
- a CDS encoding alpha/beta hydrolase, which translates to MIKKLLIFFSILFAFQSMVLAQNGNVKPLTIGEIRTLKSKILKEERILNIYLPQKFDKTKSYPVIYLLDGSMNEDFIHVAGLVQFFNLMYGMPETIVVGIANIDRKKDFTFHTDLKDLQKDYPTTGHSDKFINFLEKELKPYIESQFKTTDTYIFGQSLGGLLATEILLKKPQLFNNYFIISPSLWWNDESLLKQANQLLAKIPDTKKFVYVSVGKGEHKVMVKDAEDFYDILKKSNKKNWTVEYKMMETDNHATILHRSLYEGLVKLFPYQEPK; encoded by the coding sequence ATGATTAAAAAACTTCTCATCTTCTTTAGTATCCTGTTTGCATTTCAAAGTATGGTTTTAGCCCAAAATGGAAATGTAAAACCATTGACTATTGGAGAAATTAGAACATTGAAGTCTAAAATTTTAAAAGAAGAAAGAATATTAAATATCTATCTTCCGCAAAAGTTTGACAAAACAAAATCTTATCCGGTTATCTATCTTCTGGATGGAAGCATGAATGAAGATTTTATTCATGTTGCAGGATTGGTTCAATTTTTCAACTTAATGTACGGCATGCCGGAAACGATTGTTGTCGGAATTGCCAATATTGATAGAAAAAAAGACTTCACTTTTCATACCGATTTAAAAGATTTACAGAAAGACTATCCTACAACAGGACATTCTGATAAGTTTATTAATTTCCTTGAAAAAGAACTAAAACCTTACATCGAAAGTCAGTTTAAAACGACCGATACTTATATCTTTGGACAATCTCTTGGTGGACTTCTAGCAACAGAAATTTTGCTGAAAAAACCTCAACTATTTAATAATTATTTTATCATCAGTCCGAGTTTGTGGTGGAATGATGAAAGTCTTTTGAAACAGGCCAATCAGTTATTGGCTAAAATTCCGGATACCAAAAAATTTGTGTATGTCTCTGTCGGAAAAGGAGAGCATAAAGTGATGGTAAAAGATGCAGAAGATTTCTATGATATTCTTAAAAAATCAAACAAGAAAAACTGGACTGTAGAATACAAAATGATGGAAACAGACAATCATGCAACGATTCTTCACAGAAGTTTGTATGAGGGGTTGGTGAAGCTGTTTCCTTATCAGGAACCAAAGTAA